In the Streptomyces sp. f51 genome, one interval contains:
- a CDS encoding CAP domain-containing protein, translating to MGRHRRSDAGRAATGRATGVTETSETHTESYGPENLYGYAAVADLPSAASARSHRKRKGPSPVKTGLLGVSAAVALGTVAVAAGVVPGSDNYALGGGSNNSDNIQAASSPSSIDRQQGGTSGSADARGGTSTSRGSGRATTTPSTTAPSASTSPSAAPTTTAPPKKQAVPGKEAGSSKQKETTTAPEAPKPSQTQTSAPVAVAPVNVSAQAAAEAEVLKLVNDERSKVGCSPVAANSALTDLAQAFSEDMAARDFFDHTDPSGLTPWDRAAKAGIASLGGENIARGQADAAAVMDAWMNSPGHKANILNCDFKTLGVGVHFGEGGPWWTQDFGY from the coding sequence ATGGGACGCCACCGACGCTCCGACGCCGGCCGCGCCGCCACAGGGCGCGCCACCGGAGTCACAGAGACGAGCGAGACCCACACGGAAAGCTACGGCCCGGAGAACCTGTACGGCTACGCGGCCGTCGCCGATCTCCCCTCCGCCGCCTCCGCCCGCTCGCACCGCAAGCGCAAGGGACCGAGCCCCGTCAAGACGGGTCTGCTCGGCGTCTCGGCCGCCGTGGCCCTCGGCACCGTGGCCGTCGCGGCCGGTGTCGTGCCCGGCAGCGACAACTACGCGCTCGGTGGTGGCAGCAACAACTCCGACAACATCCAGGCCGCGAGCTCGCCCTCCAGCATCGACCGGCAGCAGGGCGGCACGTCCGGCAGCGCGGACGCCCGCGGGGGCACCTCGACGAGCCGCGGCTCCGGGCGCGCGACCACCACCCCCTCGACCACCGCACCCTCGGCCTCCACCTCGCCGTCGGCCGCTCCGACCACCACGGCCCCGCCGAAGAAGCAGGCGGTCCCGGGCAAGGAAGCCGGCTCGTCGAAGCAGAAGGAGACGACGACCGCGCCCGAGGCTCCGAAGCCCTCGCAGACCCAGACCAGCGCGCCGGTCGCCGTGGCCCCGGTGAACGTGTCCGCGCAGGCGGCCGCCGAGGCCGAGGTGCTCAAGCTCGTCAACGACGAGCGCTCCAAGGTCGGTTGCAGCCCCGTCGCCGCGAACAGCGCCCTGACGGATCTCGCCCAGGCCTTCAGCGAGGACATGGCGGCACGGGACTTCTTCGACCACACCGACCCCAGCGGTCTCACCCCCTGGGACCGCGCGGCGAAGGCCGGGATAGCCAGCCTCGGCGGCGAGAACATAGCCCGCGGCCAGGCCGACGCGGCGGCCGTCATGGACGCCTGGATGAACAGCCCCGGCCACAAGGCCAACATCCTGAACTGCGACTTCAAGACCCTCGGCGTCGGAGTCCACTTCGGCGAGGGCGGCCCTTGGTGGACGCAGGACTTCGGCTACTGA
- a CDS encoding acylphosphatase encodes MNEVSRLVVWVRGRVQGVGFRWFTRARALEIGELSGFALNLDDGRVQVVAEGPRAGCQSLLDWLQGDDTPGRVDGVTEIWDTPRGIYDGFAIR; translated from the coding sequence ATGAACGAGGTTTCACGGCTGGTCGTCTGGGTCCGCGGACGGGTCCAAGGTGTGGGTTTCCGCTGGTTTACGCGGGCCAGGGCGCTGGAGATCGGCGAGCTGAGTGGTTTTGCTCTCAATCTCGACGACGGACGGGTCCAGGTGGTCGCGGAGGGCCCCCGGGCCGGCTGCCAGAGTCTGCTCGACTGGCTCCAGGGAGACGACACGCCCGGCCGGGTGGACGGAGTCACTGAGATCTGGGACACGCCCCGCGGGATCTACGACGGCTTCGCCATCCGCTGA
- the smc gene encoding chromosome segregation protein SMC — protein MHLKALTLRGFKSFASATTLRFEPGITCVVGPNGSGKSNVVDALSWVMGEQGAKSLRGGKMEDVIFAGTTGRPPLGRAEVSLTIDNSDGALPIEYAEVTITRIMFRNGGSEYQINGDTCRLLDIQELLSDSGIGREMHVIVGQGQLDSVLHADPMGRRAFIEEAAGVLKHRKRKEKALRKLDAMQANLARVQDLTDELRRQLKPLGRQAAVARRAAVIQADLRDARLRLLADDLVRLRGALQSEIADEAALKQRKDSAEAELRKALQREALLEDEVRQLTPRLQRAQQTWYDLSQLAERVRGTVSLADARVKSATSVPAEERRGRDPEDMEREAARVREQEAELEAALEAAERALEDTVAHRAELERELTVEERRLKDVARAIADRREGLARLGGQVNAARSRAASAQAEIDRLAAARDEAQERAVTAQEEYEQLKAEVDGLDADDADLTARHEAARAALSDAEASLSTAREAATASERERAATRARRDALALGLRRKDGTGVLLGATDRLTGVLGPAAALLSVTPGFEVALAAAFGAAADAVAVTTPASAAEAIRLLRKQDAGRAALLLAGAPEEPGTGADTGTAPANGAPAGVLLRGHGPDGEAGDGPSYAADLVRGPAELMPAVRRLLRGVVVVGTLEEAEDLVHARPGLTAVTAEGDLLGAHFAHGGSAGAPSLLEVQASVDEATAELEELAVACEELAEAQRLATERRKERAALVEELGERRRAAEREKSSVAQQLGRLAGQARGAAGEAERSTAAAARAQEALDRALTEAEELAERLAVAEEMPVEEEPDTSVRDRLAADGANARQTEMEARLQVRTHEERVKGLAGRADSLDRAARAEREARARAEQRRARLRHEAAVASAVASGARQLLAHVEISLARAEEERTAADSAKARREQELVAARGRGRDLKDELDKLTDSVHRGEVLGAEKRMRMEQLEAKALDELGVEPAGLVADYGPDQLVPPSLPAEGEELPEDPEHPRNQPRRFHRAEQEKRLKSAERAYQQLGKVNPLALEEFAALEERHKFLSEQLEDLKKTRADLLQVVKEVDERVEQVFTEAYRDTAREFEGVFSRLFPGGDGRLILTDPDNMLTTGVDVEARPPGKKVKRLSLLSGGERSLTAVALLVSIFKARPSPFYVMDEVEAALDDTNLQRLIRIMQELQEASQLIVITHQKRTMEVADALYGVSMQGDGVSKVISQRLR, from the coding sequence GTGCACCTCAAGGCCCTGACCCTGCGCGGCTTCAAGTCGTTCGCCTCCGCGACCACCCTGCGGTTCGAACCGGGCATCACCTGTGTCGTGGGCCCCAACGGCTCGGGCAAGTCCAACGTCGTGGACGCGCTCAGCTGGGTCATGGGCGAGCAGGGCGCCAAGTCGCTGCGCGGCGGCAAGATGGAGGACGTCATCTTCGCCGGGACCACCGGGCGTCCGCCGCTCGGCCGCGCCGAGGTCTCCCTGACCATCGACAACTCCGACGGGGCGCTGCCCATCGAGTACGCCGAGGTCACCATCACGCGGATCATGTTCCGCAACGGCGGCAGCGAGTACCAGATCAACGGCGACACCTGCCGACTGCTCGACATCCAGGAGCTGTTGTCCGACTCCGGCATCGGCCGTGAGATGCACGTCATCGTCGGACAGGGCCAGCTCGACTCCGTCCTGCACGCCGACCCGATGGGTCGCCGCGCCTTCATCGAGGAGGCGGCCGGCGTCCTCAAGCACCGCAAGCGCAAGGAGAAGGCGCTGCGGAAGCTGGACGCCATGCAGGCGAACCTCGCCCGCGTCCAGGACCTCACCGACGAACTGCGGCGCCAGCTCAAGCCGCTCGGCCGGCAGGCCGCCGTCGCCCGCCGCGCCGCCGTCATCCAGGCGGACCTGCGCGACGCCCGGCTGCGCCTGCTCGCCGACGACCTCGTACGCCTGCGGGGGGCGCTCCAGTCCGAGATCGCCGACGAGGCCGCGCTCAAGCAGCGCAAGGACTCCGCCGAGGCCGAACTCAGGAAGGCGCTCCAGCGGGAGGCCCTGCTGGAGGACGAGGTACGGCAGCTGACGCCGCGTCTCCAGCGCGCGCAGCAGACCTGGTACGACCTCTCCCAGCTCGCCGAGCGGGTGCGCGGCACGGTCTCGCTGGCCGATGCGCGGGTCAAGAGCGCCACCTCGGTGCCCGCCGAGGAGCGGCGCGGACGCGACCCGGAGGACATGGAGCGCGAGGCCGCGCGCGTCCGCGAGCAGGAGGCCGAACTCGAAGCGGCCCTGGAGGCGGCCGAACGGGCCCTGGAGGACACCGTCGCGCACCGCGCCGAGCTGGAGCGCGAACTGACCGTCGAGGAACGCCGGCTCAAGGACGTGGCCCGCGCCATCGCCGACCGCCGCGAGGGCCTGGCCCGCCTGGGCGGCCAGGTCAACGCGGCCCGTTCGCGCGCCGCCTCGGCGCAGGCCGAGATCGACCGGCTCGCCGCCGCCCGGGACGAGGCGCAGGAACGCGCGGTCACCGCCCAGGAGGAGTACGAGCAGCTGAAGGCCGAGGTGGACGGGCTCGACGCGGACGACGCCGACCTCACCGCACGGCACGAGGCGGCCAGGGCGGCCCTGTCCGACGCCGAGGCCTCCCTGAGCACCGCCCGCGAGGCCGCCACCGCCTCGGAACGCGAACGGGCCGCCACCCGGGCCCGCCGCGACGCGCTCGCCCTCGGTCTGCGGCGCAAGGACGGCACGGGCGTGCTGCTCGGCGCCACGGACCGGCTCACCGGAGTACTCGGTCCCGCCGCCGCACTGCTGTCGGTCACCCCCGGTTTCGAGGTCGCGCTCGCCGCCGCGTTCGGCGCCGCCGCCGACGCCGTCGCGGTCACCACCCCCGCCTCGGCGGCCGAGGCCATCCGGCTGCTGCGCAAGCAGGACGCGGGCCGCGCGGCCCTGCTGCTCGCGGGAGCACCCGAGGAACCCGGCACCGGCGCGGACACCGGCACCGCACCGGCGAACGGCGCCCCCGCCGGCGTACTCCTTCGAGGACACGGCCCGGACGGGGAGGCCGGCGACGGGCCCTCGTACGCCGCCGACCTGGTCCGGGGTCCCGCCGAGCTGATGCCCGCCGTACGGCGGCTGCTGCGCGGAGTCGTCGTCGTCGGCACCCTGGAGGAGGCAGAGGACCTGGTCCACGCGCGCCCCGGACTCACCGCGGTGACCGCCGAAGGCGACCTGCTCGGGGCGCACTTCGCGCACGGCGGGTCCGCCGGGGCGCCCAGCCTCCTCGAAGTGCAGGCGTCCGTGGACGAGGCCACGGCCGAACTGGAGGAACTGGCCGTGGCTTGCGAGGAGTTGGCCGAGGCGCAGCGGCTCGCGACCGAGCGGCGCAAGGAACGGGCCGCGCTCGTGGAGGAGTTGGGGGAGCGGCGGCGGGCCGCCGAGCGGGAGAAGTCGTCCGTCGCGCAGCAGCTCGGACGGCTGGCGGGACAGGCACGCGGCGCCGCGGGGGAGGCGGAGCGGAGCACCGCGGCCGCCGCCCGCGCGCAGGAGGCACTGGACCGGGCCCTGACCGAGGCGGAGGAACTGGCCGAACGGCTCGCCGTGGCCGAGGAGATGCCGGTCGAGGAGGAACCCGACACCTCCGTGCGTGACCGGCTCGCCGCCGACGGCGCCAACGCGCGGCAGACCGAGATGGAGGCCCGCCTCCAGGTCCGTACGCACGAGGAGCGGGTGAAGGGACTCGCCGGACGGGCCGACTCGCTGGACCGCGCCGCCCGCGCCGAACGCGAGGCACGCGCGCGTGCCGAACAGCGGCGCGCCCGGCTTCGCCACGAGGCGGCCGTCGCCTCGGCCGTCGCCTCCGGCGCGCGCCAGTTGCTCGCGCACGTCGAGATCTCGCTCGCCCGCGCCGAGGAGGAGCGCACCGCCGCCGACAGCGCGAAGGCCCGTCGTGAGCAGGAGCTCGTGGCCGCGCGCGGTCGGGGCCGCGATCTCAAGGACGAACTCGACAAGCTCACCGACTCGGTGCACCGGGGCGAGGTGCTCGGCGCCGAGAAGCGGATGCGGATGGAGCAGCTGGAGGCGAAGGCGCTGGACGAACTCGGCGTCGAACCGGCGGGACTCGTCGCGGACTACGGCCCCGACCAGCTCGTACCGCCGTCGCTGCCCGCCGAGGGCGAGGAGCTGCCCGAGGACCCCGAGCATCCGCGCAACCAGCCCCGGCGGTTCCACCGGGCCGAGCAGGAGAAGCGCCTCAAGTCGGCCGAGCGGGCCTACCAGCAGCTCGGCAAGGTCAATCCGCTGGCCCTGGAGGAGTTCGCCGCCCTTGAGGAGCGCCACAAGTTCCTCAGCGAGCAGCTGGAGGACCTGAAGAAGACGCGGGCCGACCTTCTCCAGGTGGTGAAGGAGGTCGACGAGCGCGTCGAGCAGGTCTTCACCGAGGCGTACCGGGACACGGCCCGGGAGTTCGAGGGCGTCTTCAGCCGGCTGTTCCCGGGCGGGGACGGGCGGCTCATCCTGACCGACCCCGACAACATGCTCACCACGGGTGTCGACGTGGAGGCCAGGCCGCCGGGCAAGAAGGTCAAGCGGCTCAGCCTGCTCTCCGGCGGCGAGCGGTCGCTGACCGCCGTGGCGCTCCTGGTGTCGATCTTCAAGGCGCGCCCCAGCCCGTTCTACGTGATGGACGAGGTCGAGGCGGCCCTGGACGACACCAACCTCCAGCGGCTGATCAGGATCATGCAGGAGCTCCAGGAGGCATCGCAGCTCATCGTGATCACGCATCAGAAGCGCACGATGGAGGTCGCGGACGCGTTGTACGGCGTCTCCATGCAGGGCGACGGCGTCTCGAAGGTCATCAGCCAGCGACTGCGCTGA
- the mutM gene encoding bifunctional DNA-formamidopyrimidine glycosylase/DNA-(apurinic or apyrimidinic site) lyase, translating into MPELPEVEVVRRGLERWVTGRVVGSVEVRHPRAVRRHLAGPDAFAKALSGHRVGRAMRRGKYLWLPLDDSPFSVLAHLGMSGQLLVQPEGAAEEKHLRIRVRFEDDQGTELRFVDQRTFGGLSLHENTADGLPDVIAHIARDPLDPLFDDAAFHTALRARRTTLKRALLDQSLISGVGNIYADEALWRSKLHYERPAGTMTRPRTAELLGHVREVMNDALAVGGTSFDSLYVNVNGESGYFDRSLDAYGREGEPCHRCGTPIRRRPWMNRSSYFCPRCQRAPRPAL; encoded by the coding sequence GTGCCCGAGCTGCCCGAAGTCGAGGTCGTGCGGCGGGGGTTGGAGCGCTGGGTCACCGGGCGGGTGGTCGGATCGGTGGAGGTCCGCCATCCGCGGGCCGTACGGCGGCACCTGGCGGGGCCCGACGCGTTCGCGAAGGCGCTCTCCGGGCACCGGGTGGGCCGGGCGATGCGCCGCGGCAAGTACCTGTGGCTGCCGCTCGACGACTCGCCCTTCTCCGTGCTCGCGCACCTCGGCATGAGCGGTCAGCTTCTGGTGCAGCCCGAGGGCGCCGCGGAGGAGAAGCATCTGCGCATCCGCGTCCGCTTCGAGGACGATCAGGGCACCGAGCTGCGGTTCGTCGACCAGCGCACCTTCGGCGGGCTGTCGCTGCACGAGAACACCGCGGACGGCCTGCCCGACGTCATCGCGCACATCGCCCGCGACCCGCTCGACCCGCTCTTCGACGACGCCGCGTTCCACACCGCGCTGCGGGCCCGCCGTACGACGCTCAAGCGCGCCCTGCTCGACCAGTCACTGATCAGCGGCGTCGGGAACATCTACGCGGACGAGGCCCTGTGGCGGTCCAAGCTGCACTACGAACGTCCCGCGGGGACCATGACCCGGCCGCGCACCGCCGAACTCCTCGGCCACGTCCGCGAGGTCATGAACGACGCCCTCGCCGTCGGCGGCACCAGCTTCGACAGCCTGTACGTCAACGTCAACGGTGAGTCGGGCTACTTCGATCGCTCGCTCGACGCGTACGGGCGCGAGGGCGAGCCGTGTCACCGCTGCGGGACTCCGATCCGCCGGCGGCCCTGGATGAACCGCTCCAGCTACTTCTGCCCGCGCTGCCAGCGCGCTCCGCGCCCGGCGCTCTGA
- the rnc gene encoding ribonuclease III codes for MSDAKADSTAKKKADNTASSHTLLEGRLGYKLESALLVRALTHRSYAYENGGLPTNERLEFLGDSVLGLVVTDTLYRTHPDLPEGQLAKLRAAVVNSRALAEVGRGLELGSFIRLGRGEEGTGGRDKASILADTLEAVIGAVYLDQGLEAAGELVHRLFDPLIEKSSNLGAGLDWKTSLQELTATEGLGVPEYLVTETGPDHEKVFTAAARVGGVSYGTGTGRSKKEAEQQAAESAWRAIHSAADERAKSAQAAEQAAHTAQQAARDEEESADVSSAPTTDSATA; via the coding sequence ATGTCTGACGCCAAGGCGGATTCAACCGCCAAGAAAAAGGCGGACAACACAGCCTCGTCCCACACGCTTCTGGAAGGGCGGCTCGGCTACAAGCTCGAGTCCGCCCTTCTGGTGCGTGCGCTGACCCACCGTTCCTACGCGTACGAGAACGGCGGTCTGCCGACCAACGAGCGTCTGGAGTTCCTCGGGGACTCCGTACTGGGCCTCGTGGTCACGGACACGCTGTACCGCACCCACCCCGACCTGCCCGAGGGCCAGCTGGCCAAACTGCGGGCCGCGGTGGTCAATTCTCGTGCGCTGGCGGAGGTGGGCCGCGGCCTCGAACTCGGCTCCTTCATCCGGCTCGGCCGGGGCGAGGAAGGCACGGGAGGCCGGGACAAGGCGTCCATCCTCGCCGACACCCTCGAAGCGGTGATCGGCGCTGTCTATCTCGACCAGGGTCTCGAAGCGGCGGGCGAACTCGTCCACCGTCTTTTCGACCCGCTGATCGAGAAGTCCTCGAATCTCGGTGCCGGCCTGGACTGGAAGACCAGTCTCCAGGAGCTCACCGCGACCGAGGGGCTCGGGGTTCCCGAGTACCTGGTCACGGAGACCGGCCCGGACCACGAGAAGGTCTTCACTGCTGCCGCCCGCGTCGGAGGCGTCTCGTACGGCACCGGCACCGGCCGCAGCAAGAAGGAGGCGGAGCAGCAGGCCGCGGAGTCCGCGTGGCGTGCCATCCACTCCGCCGCGGACGAGCGGGCGAAGTCTGCCCAGGCCGCGGAGCAGGCGGCACACACCGCCCAGCAGGCGGCCCGGGACGAGGAGGAGAGCGCCGACGTCTCCTCGGCGCCCACCACCGACTCGGCCACGGCCTGA
- a CDS encoding LLM class flavin-dependent oxidoreductase has product MPVTVVRFNLVEPDATPASLGARYRTAVEMATYADDRGITTVQTEEHHGAANNWLPSPFAFAGAVFGATRRVAVTVSAVIGPLHDPLRLAEDIAVLDLLSGGRLVTVAGIGYRPEEYAQFDVDWKRRGELQDELLETVLKAWTGEEFTYRGRTVRVTPRPFSDPHPLLLVGGSSRAAARRAARLGLPFFPSAHLPELEAYYKERLIEYGTEGWTMMPGAETPLLHIAEDPDRAWAAYGRHFLHEARTYASWQSSGIRSAVKSGATTVDELRAEGVYRVLTPDQCVEQGLDNLVLHPLSGGMPLDEGWRSLHLFCESVLPRLA; this is encoded by the coding sequence ATGCCCGTGACGGTCGTGCGCTTCAACCTCGTCGAACCCGACGCCACCCCCGCCTCGCTCGGCGCCCGCTACCGGACCGCCGTCGAGATGGCCACGTACGCCGACGACCGCGGGATCACCACGGTGCAGACCGAGGAACACCACGGCGCCGCCAACAACTGGCTGCCCTCGCCCTTCGCCTTCGCGGGGGCGGTCTTCGGGGCGACCCGGCGTGTCGCGGTCACCGTCTCGGCGGTCATCGGTCCGCTGCACGACCCGCTGCGGCTCGCCGAGGACATCGCCGTGCTCGACCTGCTCAGCGGCGGCCGGCTGGTGACCGTGGCCGGCATCGGCTACCGCCCCGAGGAGTACGCGCAGTTCGACGTGGACTGGAAGCGGCGCGGCGAACTCCAGGACGAGCTCCTGGAGACGGTGCTCAAGGCGTGGACCGGCGAGGAGTTCACCTACCGGGGCCGTACGGTACGGGTCACCCCGCGTCCGTTCTCGGACCCGCATCCCCTGCTGCTGGTGGGGGGCTCCTCCAGGGCCGCGGCCCGGCGTGCCGCCCGGCTCGGTCTGCCGTTCTTCCCGAGCGCCCACCTGCCCGAGCTGGAGGCCTACTACAAGGAGCGGCTCATCGAGTACGGCACCGAGGGCTGGACCATGATGCCGGGCGCCGAGACGCCGTTGCTGCACATCGCCGAGGACCCGGACCGGGCCTGGGCCGCGTACGGCCGCCACTTCCTGCACGAGGCACGGACGTACGCCTCCTGGCAGTCGAGCGGTATCCGCTCGGCGGTGAAGTCGGGGGCCACCACGGTCGACGAGCTGCGCGCCGAGGGCGTCTACCGCGTCCTGACCCCCGACCAGTGCGTCGAACAGGGCCTGGACAACCTCGTGCTGCATCCGCTGTCGGGCGGGATGCCCCTGGACGAGGGCTGGCGGAGCCTTCACCTGTTCTGCGAAAGCGTGCTGCCCCGGCTCGCGTGA
- a CDS encoding sugar porter family MFS transporter, whose protein sequence is MTSASQAPAPGARTAHPEHLGHVIFIAAAAAMGGFLFGYDSAVINGAVEAIRSRYDIGSAALAQVIAIALIGCAIGAAVAGRMADRIGRIRCMQISATLFTISAVGSALPFALWDLAFWRIVGGFAIGMASVIGPAYIAEVSPAAYRGRLGSFQQAAIVVGIAISQLVNYAILNAAGGDQRGQLLGVEAWQVMLGVMVIPAVLYGLLSFAIPESPRFLLEVGRRDRAREVLKEVEGDKIDLDARMDEIETAMKREHKSTFKDLLGGGFLFLPIVWVGIGLSVFQQFVGINIAFYYSATLWQSVGVDPTDSFFYSFTTSIINIIGTVIAMIFVDRIGRRPLALIGSVGMAIGLGLEAWAFSYDLVDGKLPATQGWVALIAAHVFVLFFALSWGVVVWVFLGEMFPNRIRAAALGVAASAQWIANWAITASFPSLADWNLSGTYVIYTCFAVLSIPFVLKFVKETKGKTLEEMG, encoded by the coding sequence GTGACCAGCGCATCGCAGGCACCTGCACCAGGAGCCCGGACGGCTCACCCCGAGCATCTCGGGCATGTCATCTTCATCGCGGCGGCGGCCGCGATGGGCGGCTTCCTGTTCGGCTACGACAGCGCTGTGATCAATGGCGCGGTCGAGGCCATCCGGAGCCGCTACGACATCGGCTCCGCCGCCCTGGCCCAGGTCATCGCCATCGCCCTGATCGGCTGCGCCATCGGTGCCGCCGTGGCCGGCCGCATGGCCGACCGCATCGGGCGTATCCGCTGCATGCAGATCTCCGCGACGCTCTTCACCATCAGCGCCGTCGGTTCGGCGCTGCCCTTCGCCCTGTGGGACCTCGCCTTCTGGCGCATCGTCGGCGGATTCGCCATCGGCATGGCCTCGGTCATCGGCCCCGCCTACATCGCCGAAGTCTCCCCGGCCGCGTACCGCGGACGGCTCGGCTCGTTCCAGCAGGCCGCGATCGTCGTCGGCATCGCCATCTCGCAGCTCGTCAACTACGCCATCCTGAACGCCGCCGGCGGCGACCAGCGCGGGCAGCTGCTGGGCGTGGAGGCGTGGCAGGTCATGCTCGGCGTCATGGTCATCCCGGCCGTCCTCTACGGTCTGCTCTCCTTCGCCATCCCCGAGTCGCCGCGCTTCCTGCTCGAAGTGGGCCGCAGGGACCGCGCCCGTGAGGTGCTCAAGGAGGTCGAGGGCGACAAGATCGACCTTGACGCCCGCATGGACGAGATCGAGACGGCCATGAAGCGCGAGCACAAGTCGACCTTCAAGGACCTGCTCGGCGGCGGCTTCCTCTTCCTGCCGATCGTCTGGGTCGGCATCGGGCTCTCGGTCTTCCAGCAGTTCGTCGGCATCAACATCGCGTTCTACTACTCCGCGACGCTGTGGCAGTCGGTCGGCGTCGACCCGACGGACTCGTTCTTCTACTCGTTCACCACGTCGATCATCAACATCATCGGCACCGTGATCGCCATGATCTTCGTGGACCGGATCGGCCGCAGGCCGCTCGCCCTCATCGGTTCGGTGGGTATGGCCATCGGTCTCGGCCTGGAGGCCTGGGCCTTCTCCTACGACCTGGTCGACGGCAAGCTCCCGGCCACCCAGGGCTGGGTCGCCCTGATCGCCGCCCATGTCTTCGTCCTCTTCTTCGCCCTCTCCTGGGGTGTCGTGGTCTGGGTCTTCCTCGGCGAGATGTTCCCGAACCGGATCCGCGCCGCCGCGCTCGGTGTCGCCGCCTCCGCGCAGTGGATCGCCAACTGGGCCATCACCGCGAGCTTCCCGTCGCTGGCCGACTGGAACCTCTCCGGCACCTACGTGATCTACACCTGCTTCGCGGTGCTCTCCATCCCCTTCGTGCTCAAGTTCGTCAAGGAGACGAAGGGCAAGACGCTGGAGGAGATGGGCTGA
- a CDS encoding helix-turn-helix domain-containing protein, with amino-acid sequence METSPRITERDESGAGCEDGKGLAYDVFARGCPSRGTLEHVTGRWGSLTLGALYDGTFRFNELRRRVDGVSEKMLSQTLHALERDGLVNRDARPTNPPRVDYTLTPLGREVAARLLALIGFVEGRMDDVLAARGRYDENRGAR; translated from the coding sequence ATGGAAACGTCCCCGCGGATCACCGAACGCGACGAAAGCGGCGCCGGGTGCGAGGACGGCAAGGGTCTCGCGTACGACGTGTTCGCCCGTGGCTGTCCGTCCCGGGGCACGCTGGAGCATGTCACCGGCCGCTGGGGCTCCCTCACGCTGGGCGCGCTGTACGACGGCACGTTCCGGTTCAACGAACTGCGCCGCCGGGTCGACGGCGTCAGCGAGAAGATGCTCTCGCAGACCCTGCACGCGCTGGAGCGCGACGGTCTGGTGAACCGGGACGCGCGGCCCACGAACCCGCCGCGCGTCGACTACACCCTCACACCGCTGGGCCGCGAGGTCGCCGCGCGTCTGCTGGCCCTCATCGGTTTCGTCGAGGGCCGCATGGACGACGTCCTGGCGGCCCGCGGACGCTACGACGAGAACCGCGGGGCCCGGTAG
- a CDS encoding DUF4326 domain-containing protein, with product MPQTTVVNLKGHRDDPAYADVMYVGRAMHRGGWHLAGSPLASPFRPGHDGTREEVVEMYRAYLLARPELLARIPALRGHRLGCWCVPERCHAEVLAELADEGVGEGLPAPDEE from the coding sequence ATGCCGCAGACCACGGTCGTCAACCTCAAGGGTCATCGCGACGATCCCGCGTACGCCGATGTCATGTACGTCGGCCGCGCCATGCACCGGGGTGGCTGGCATCTGGCCGGCTCCCCGCTGGCGAGCCCGTTCCGGCCGGGCCACGACGGCACCCGGGAGGAGGTCGTCGAGATGTACCGCGCCTATCTGCTGGCCCGTCCGGAACTGCTGGCCCGGATCCCGGCCCTGCGCGGCCACCGTCTGGGCTGCTGGTGCGTTCCCGAGCGCTGTCACGCCGAGGTGCTGGCCGAACTCGCCGACGAGGGCGTGGGCGAGGGCCTTCCGGCGCCGGACGAGGAGTAG